The following is a genomic window from Melopsittacus undulatus isolate bMelUnd1 chromosome 8, bMelUnd1.mat.Z, whole genome shotgun sequence.
gctggtgtccaaggtcaggttggacagagccttccttgggtggcatggtttagtggcaggtgtccctgcccatggcagggggttggaacttgatgatcttaaggtcctttccaaccctaactattcaatggttctgtgatttaaagGTTGTTAATGTTTGCAGGCTGTAACTTTAATAACAATAGTCTAAGTAAAGTCAATCTAACAGCTGCGGCTTACGGTAACCATAAGAGTATACCTCACTCTTAGAGCtaaatctgcagaaaacagttctctgcagcttcaattattaaatgctgtttctgagacTAGGTACTTTGAAGTGAATCAAGAATATATTTGTGTGATCCTAGCCTGTGTTTTTAGAAGGGTTTTTCTCAGGCTGTTCCATGAAGTGTTTCAGGGTAATTTTTGAATCTTCCTGTTTGTGTTTAGGATGTAAAATACCCTGAATATTTGGATCTTCGAGCATATATGTCCCAGTCAATGGGAGAACCACTCATCTATTCTTTATATGCAGTTCTTGTTCATTCTGGTTCCACCTGCAATGAAGGACACTATATCTGCTTCATAAAGGTGGGTATCAGCTTGATTTCTAACAGGGTAAAATCATCCGTGCtgctaaagaaaatgaatgttacTGGCAACCACCATTCTGATGGAGAAAGGTTGAATGATGGGTTctgtttgatttgtttggtaGGTTTTGTGCTGTAGTGTTCTGCCTGCGATGTCATTTGGACAACATGTATTTTGTCTGaactttttttgtctgtcttgtaTTTGCAGGCCGGCAATGGATTTTGGTATCGAATGAATGATGCCATAGTGGAGCGTTCTGATACCGAAACGGTTCTCAATCAGCAagcttatttacttttttatatcAGGTAATACCAACTACTGAATCTGTTCAGAATATATTTACTTTCCTCTTActgatacttttctttttcccccaagtgtttttctttctgtcctagGAAAAGTGTACTGTTTCTGTAATTCGGTTTGgtctaacctgaacttaccAGTGACATTTAGTGTCTCTCATTGCTTGGCCTTAAGCTGGTGTAAGCTTGTGTATGTTGCTCTATATATGCTCTATGTAGCTGGCTAatacagaagaggagaaattaCGCCATAGATGGTGTAAGGGTGAGTTGTTGCTCTGAAAAGGATAGTCACTGCAGGGAGACCATTGTCTGTGTTTTAGTTTGTAGTCTTGGTTGAGTCTTTTATATATGTCTTCTGTGTCACATCATCTGTTCTTATAAAATTTTAGATGGGGGTTTAATCCAAGAacaggctgaaagaaaaactcTAAACTGAgatcactgctttttttcccccaaggcGCTATGATTTGACACTTGGAGAAGGTGGCTTTTACTTACCAGCACCGTCTTATCCCCGTTCATTCCCTGGTCAACCGGGGTCTAATAGTAAGCAGGCCGGATTTATGGGACCACAACTTCCTCCTCATATGATTAAGGTAATTTGCAGGGAGCAAATAATGGCACCAAATTGttaaggttgttttcttttgattgcggggggagggggggtacTGTTTTATGGCATCTGAGTtctattttccctcccacacTGCAGCTTTCTTCACAACCATTGGGCAACAGCCAGAATTATTCCAACAGTGGCTAATCCTAAATTGTGCAGCCATGCTACTTCATTATACTTCCAACTCAAAGTGCTTTCTAAAGCACCGagagctgctcttctgagacACTTGAAGGAGTCTATTAATTCTTTGATGATGATGATcgtaataataataataatcacaaCAGGCAAAGATCACTGTCCCTCAGTGTTACCTTGGCTGAGAGAGTGAAAAGAATTTATCTTGGTCCTGAGTACCAGAGCAAttactgcagtgttttcaggGAATgtttaaaggggaaaagaaatgtatttgtgaAGTGCTTTAGTCAATGTTAAGTTGTTTGTGTGGGTTTCAGAAATGAGGCTCATTTGATACCAAGATAGAGTAaaccaaaagcagcaggaattaGAAAAACTTGTTGGACTTTGGTTTATATTGGAAGtggggtgtttttcttcttaggtGATGAGGCAATTTGTAGAAATACTTAGTAGGAGAATGTAATGTTTTAACAAATGCTGTGTGATTGTACATATTCATCTtgcaatcttttctttttcGATACAGAATTCAAGTCGTTTAAATGGAAATGGACCCCTAAAAGAGGATACAAATCCTGTTGGTACCACCATAAAAAGGCCATCTTCCGCTCCACCAACCGCTTGCATTCAAAACTGGGCAATGACCAGTCCTTCAGCTACGGATCCATCAAAAGCCCAGAAGGTCACTCTCAGTCTTCATAACAAATTGCCTGAGTGTCAGTCTGTGTCACAACCTGGCTGTCTTGCCAGTGCTTTGGAGAATGAGGATCTCAGCAAGACCGTTCCTTCCTCCACAATTACAAACTCTTTCAGAGCAGAGTCTACCTCAAATGCATCTACAGTGGCAGTTGTGGCTAACATTTCCAAACAGGAAGTtcctgctgaaatgtttgtagagCCAGCAGTGAGTCCAAGTCCTGCACTCGGCTCCGATGCTACAGTCCCTTCCAGTGCGGAGTCTTCAGGAAAATCTGAGGCGTCGAATGGCGTGTTTAAAATGAACTACAAAATATCTTCCAATGGAATTGTAATTTGGCAGGTGGTCGGCACATTGCAGAattcctgttctttctgtgaGAGTGCTGAAGAAGAGAGATCCCATCCTGAGCTGCCACAAAATGATTCACTAAATGGTGCTATTAGTTTAGACATTGGATCTAAACAAAATGGACTGAAACTTGATGATTTTGCTTGCCAAGTCCAACCTGCTAAACCTTCTGagattttctctgctgaaacaaATGGATTGCTTGAAGCAGTGAGTTACTTTTGTTTCATCTAGAACTTCTCACCTCTGGTGTGCTTCGTATTCAGGAGCATTAAAATGTTCCTAATTCAtgtgaaatactgtgaaaacGCACAGCACAAATTTCATCGTTAACAACTTTGTGCTATTGTCCCGTTAGAAACTGCAGAGCTGAACGGGCATGTGAGAACATGTCAGCTTCAGAAAGGTTCAGCTGAGATAATATTTCATCAGTTTCATAAATATattgggggggaaggggtgaTGTGTGAAATAGCAATAGTACATATGAGGCAAATTGATCTTGCTTAATAAGTAATGAGGAAATTTTGCAAACAGTTTTCTACTAAAGGGAGTGGGCTTTTTGTCTCTTAACGTCTGCGTTTTAATTGTAGATACCTGTAGCTGAGTCACCAGTTCCTCAAGAAATAATCTTAGAATCCCTGGCCTACAACCGCCTGAACAGGTCGTCAGAGAAAACAAGGTAAATTCAGTATACTCTgatgaaaaaaagatttcataCATATTGATCATTGTTTTACCCATCTAGTAGTACTATTTAATAGAAAGCTTTGAATCAGTACAACAAATCCCACACTGTACATGTAGGGTTGCAGATGTCAGCGCCGAGCATGTATTATTCTGGTGTGAATTACAAGCAGATGCCTCAGGAAAATGTTCTCGTTACAGATCCCgaagcagagaaagaacagaacaaaacaggaaTAGATATTACCCTTCCAAAGCAGAGAGAACATGGAGCACGGAAAGGCTCTATCGAGATGAATCACGGAGATGGGAAAAATGCAGATATTACAAGGATTATTCCTCTGTTCATGGAACGGAAGATGGCAGAGAGAGGAAGTACACCCATTTTGATAAAGACTTTGACAAACTGAGTCAGTTCTACAAATTACATAGCGATTATCATTGCAAGAGCAGATGGGCTCACAACActcactgcagagaggaaggagcGCATGACTTGGACAGCCACAGAGGAAATTTCCATCCTTGTTCACtacctcagcagcagcctgaaaaacACTCTGGGGAAGGGCACGCACCTCCACCTGCCTCAGCTCATGCACAGTTTGACAACTCTTTCCGGGAAAACGAAAAACCGAGGCTTGGCAAGAGGAAACATGGCGacacagaaggaagcaaaagcGAGGTGGAAAAGAAACGCCACCAGATAGATGATAAATATCAAGGGAAGGATTCCAAGTAAGTGGGGATTCCAGcataatctgcatttttttttcttacctcttttctgaatgtttgtCATGCCTGCCTTTTCCCCATTGTTTCTAAGTGATTTATATAGGATGTGTCTTGCACCCCACTACACAGGTCAGGGGCATTAGGATTGTAGGCGTAAGAGATGTGTAGGCGTAAGAGATGTTAACCGATAAACACAGTGATAGAACTCCACTTTGATCCACTGCTTGCAACACAAGCGGGATATGAAAGCTGCGAAAAGCAATTTGTTAAGGCTGGAGAATTTTAGTATTTCCTCCAGTCCATAGATGTTCATGAACTCCCTCTTGTGGAAGGTCTGTCTTTAAAAGTCATAAATAAATGGGTCTGAAGTAGGAATTTTCACCTTAGCATAGATTCAAAATGCAGTCAATTTGGATGTGGGGAAGCTACCTTCTCAAGTCCATCCGATCATATAGTCACAGAGCAGATGGAGCTGTGTGCGGGCTTAAGACTTCTCTTTCAGAAGCCAAACCACTGAGTCATGGTTTGATGTTGAACGGCATGACAGGGAGTgacattgctttcttttgtctttcagatgcAAAGCTCACTGATGGAAGCCTTCAATACCCAACCTAAGCCTACCAACAAAATCAACTGATTCTCATCCTCAATCCCAACTTTTTACCTTCAAAACTGTCAACTCTTTACCTTCAAAAATGATGGCACTTTACAAGGAACTCGGCATTACCAATATTGACCATCAAAACTTATAATTTATTATCGAAACATTTACCATGAGGACAAAATCCAATCATAAGTGGTGCTTAACATTTCTGCACAGAATTTTACcatgaaagacttttttttagtttttaacttgagactttgttttttaagataATCCAAAAGTGTGGAAACTTTTTACAACTGCTGAACATTGTAAATTACCACATTATGTTCTGACATGTGTGAGATAAGGCCCTGGAATAGACCATCTCAAATGCTGCTTATTACAGGCTCAGGTTGACTTTATGTTATTCATGTAATGTTACTCCAAGTTAGACACCTGGTGCAAGAGCAACCAGGGATTACAAAAATTGCAACTGACAGtctgtatatttaatttaaagactTATTTAAGATTTCACAAGTAGAATTTTTTGCAagagcttcattttcttccctgttctgtCAGACACTAGGAACTAATGTACTTGACATACGAGTTATATTCAAGATCTGGAAGAAAATCATCTGGTTCTCAGCATTGTGAAACAACAGATATGCAGTTTTGAATGTATTTCTCAAGATGATTTGTAATACTCTTCCATATGTTTTTATGACAttttcttaatatactgtcACTTGTCTGAAGTGTCAGTTGTGTGGTTTTGTCTCTCTAAAGTGGCTAGCTAAAGACAAATTCAtactgtgattttaatttttattcttaaatgctATCAAACTGTGATGCACTTATTATTCACTGGTCCTGCATCAGGAGATGAGTGGGGAACCTGTATTAAATACAGTTCATCTGAATAATCTGTCTGGTTTATACAAGCTGTGTTGTTCAGAGATGTCTAAAGTttgatctttgtttttttaaagataaagagCATTTGCCCCACTGTAAATGTATAGCATGTACAATTTATATAGTATATAAATACAGCAAagttaaaatggatttttactTGAGTTTTACTGgagttatttaaaatgcagtatgtCATGTGAATTGACAGCTTTCAGAGTGTATTTGATGCTCAAGAAATTAGATCTTTCTTTCAGTGGTAGGTGAGATGATGCTGTCGCTGTGACCCAGAGAAGATCAGTAACTTGGGATTTCAGCTGCCTAAACAAGAATGCAGAAGGCTTTCTCCTTTGGTGTTAAAAGCTTCCACCACCAGGCAGTAAGCTGGGAGCTCATCAGTAGCTTTTTACTGTGTGTGACACTAAACCAAAATCCAAAGGAGCAAGGTTAATGTTTTAGTAAAtacttaaagaaatattttgggaCGTGGAAAACCCCATGAAGCCAATCTATAAGTGTACCCTGCATAATGTTCCTATGGCAACAGTTCTGTGAAGTTACATAAAGTAACATGACAAAGAAACCACACACTGTTCCTGTGtctggctttttcttcttcttttgtcCTCTGGCTCCATGATTTGGTGTCTTGTCGTTGATGAATAACCTCGTCATAGGTGTATCAAAGGAGTTTCAGCATTGActgcttgtcatggtttaagcccagccggtaattcagaaccatgcagccactcgctcactctgCCCTTTCTTCcaccctgctcccggagggTTGGCGAGGAGtatcgaaagaatgtaaatcccaagggttgagataagaaagtccagtaactaaggtataactcaaaccactactgctgctaccaatAGTAATGATGAGGGAAGGAACAAGGGGAgggaatataaaactaaaaggggagaagaaaaactaataaagacaaaatgatcttcaatacaattgctcagcacCTGCCAACCACtatccagcctgacctcagcagccatctgggccttccaggtatCTCCCACCAGTTCATTTCCTGGGCataacatgctgtggtatggaatacccttttggctagtttgggtcaggtgtcctttccctgcttcctcctggtttcccgtgcccctcctcactggcagagcatgaaactgaaaagtccttgatcagcgtaagcattacttaggagcaactaaaatatcagtgtgttATAATACTGTTATCAGACTAAAGtggaaaacagcactgcagcagctactaagaaggagaaaagtaactcttacagctgaacccaggacagtatccacccaTGGAATATCCATGCCATTTaggtcatgctcagatcccatttttttttttcactataccattgctttttgtctcatatatacacgcacacacaaagagagataCCATTCCTTTGTCCATGGACCATCCCTATAAAGTTTGCTGGATTCACTCAGTCCACagtgtcaggctccatctcttgtaacagccTCTCAGGGCAGGAGAGATGGTATGCTGGGTTGGGTTGTTGCCTGATGACAACACCACTGAACTCGTATGGTTGCTGCTGAGCTTGTCAGTTTttgtcaaagttcattctttgttgggatgatggtcagagggaagtcaAGGTCAGTCAATGCTGACCTGAGGACagttctgttgctgctgctggctttcttATGACTTCATTCTCCACTGACGGTCATGACAGCACATATCTTCTTTTCAAAGCCCAGAGTGGTAGAGATGAGCATCTGGCTTATAGGCTATAGAAGTGTTCtacagcaggcaacagcatatgAGTTCATGGACTGCTTTCCCCCTAAATTAATCCCCCTGAGGTACACACTGGACTTCCCCATGTTCCCACGTTACCCACCCAGgttcctgagcaaaagcaatcccatgagtgggtttgcctttacctgaaggaGGAATagcccagactgtcttccccagcaaattctttatgtgcaccacaggaactttatccccctTTACAGTATgcaaaagttctgactgggctgggccagccctgttggcagatccccTGGTgctgaccaaccaggtggcttttggtaaatgtgtatcccaatcacagaatcccagaatcccaagggttggaagggacctcagaagatcatctagtccaacccccctgcaagagcagggtaaccaagagtacatcacacaggaacttgtccaggcgggcctcgaatatctccaatgcaggagactccacaacccccctgggcaacctgttccaatgttctgtcactcttacagtaaagaagttcttcctgatgttaacgtggaacctcctatgctccagtttacacccattgccccttgtcctacccctggatatcactgaaaaaagcctagctccatcatcctgacacccaccctttacatatttgtaaacactcatgaggtcacccctcagtctcctccaagctaaagagacccagctccctcagcctctcctcatcagggaggtgttccactcccttaagcatctttgtggctctgcgctggactctttcaagcaattccctgtccttcttgaactgaggggcccagaactggacgcaatattccagatgcggcctcaccaaggcagagcagagggggtggagaacctctcttgccctactaaccacaccctttctaatgcaccctaggatgccatttgccttcttggccacaagggcacattgctggctcatggtcatcctcctatccaccaggacccccaggtccctttccccttcactactttccagcaggtcagcccccaacctgtactggtacatggggttgttctccccagatgcaagactctacacttgcccttgttgaatttcatcaactttctccccacccaactctccagcctgtccaggtctcgctgaatggcaacacagccttctggtgtgtcagccactcctcccagtttagtgtcatcagtgaacttgctgagggtaccctcagtttcctcatccaggtcgttgatgaaaatattaaacagtactggtcccagcaccgactgctgagggactccactagtcacagacctccagctagattctgccccattgaccacaactctctgccttctcccttTCAACCAGTCCTTGATCCgcctcactacctgatcatcaagcccacacttgcttagcttatctatgaggatgctgtgggagacagtatcaaatgctttactgaaatcaagaaaaaacacatctactgttctgccatcatccctccacctagttacttcctcatagaaggctgtaaggttggtcaaacatgacttcctcctggtaaaaccatgttggctgttcttaatgaccccctcatccttgatatgtctagagatggcatcaagaataagttgttccatcacctttccagggacggaggtaaggctgaccggtctataattacctgggtcctccttctcgcccttcttatagactggcgtgacatttgccatcctccaatcctcaggcacctctcctgtttcccacaacttaccaaagatgatggagagtggcctagcaatgacctccgccagctccctcagcacctgtgggtgtattccatccggaccatcaatttatagatgtccagattgtatagctgatccctaacccaatcctcatctaccaaagcaaactcctcctttgtcctgactccttctggggctataggaatctaGGGCCACCGCGGAAAGttccaccacccattgctctcagtgtagtttttaacagccaaCTGCactgttcaattttcccagaggctggtgcatagtaggggatgtgatatacccactcaatgcccTGCTCTTTGGCCCATGTGTCTGTAAGGTTGCTCCAGAAATGAGttccattgtctgactcagctctctctggggtgccatgtcaaACACAAGACTTGcttctcaaggcccaggatagcATTCTGGGCAGTGGCATGGGACACAGCTCATGTTTCCAACTGGacagtggttgcttccaccatggtaagcacatggcgcttgccttgcCAGGAcggtgggagtgtgatatagtctATGTGCCAGGCCTTCCcctatttgtacttcagccatcctcctccataccagagaggctttatcctcttggcttgcttaattgcagcatgtTTCACGTTCGTGAATAAACTGGgcaacagtgtccattgttaagtccacccctcaatcatgAGCCCACCTTAATGTTGCATCTCTACCTTGATGGCCTGAGGTGTTATCAGCCCAGCGggctaaaaataattcacccttatgttgccagcTTAAGTCCATCTGAGTCACTTCgatcttagcagctttatccacttgttggttattctggtgttcctcagtggcctgactcttgggtacatgagcatctacatggcgtaccttcaccaccaggttctgcacccaggcagtgatatcttgctccagtgcagcagcccagatggatTTACCTCTGTgctgccagttgctctgcttacactgctgcaaccacccccacagggcatttgccaccatctaTGAGTCAGTATAGAcataaagtactggccacctttctcatTCACAAGTGTCtagggccagctggatggctttcacctcagcaaactgactggattcatcctctccttcagcagtttctgcagcttgttGTAGGGGACTCcacacagctgccttccatcttcGATTTAACACAATACTGCaagacccatcagtaaacaaggaaTATTGCTTCTCACTGTCTGATActttattatatggtggggcctcttcagtCAGCATACACCatctcctcctctggtgacattccaaaatctttgccctctggccagtccatgatgcCTTCTAGGATTCCAGTATGACTGGGATTTCCCATTCAAGCTTGTTGTGTTATTAGTGCAGCCtacttactccatgtagcatcggCTGCATGATGcgtagaggagaccctgcctttgaacatccaacCCAGCACGGGTAACCGGGGTGCcagaaggagctgtgcttcagtgccaatcacttctgaagcagcttgaaCCCTTTCATAGGCTCCCAGtagtatctctttttcagtgggCATACAGATGGCCTCAGATCCTTTGTATACCTGACACCAAAAGCTGAGGCGGCAACCTCAAGtttcccctggagttttctgccagagacTCCAGGCAGGACCATTCTCCCTGGCTATGGTGTAACGCACATTTGTCACATCTTGCCCAGCTGGGACTTCATGAACTATCTCTCATTCAATTTGTTCAGAGGCTTGTTGTAGCAcagggccccatttaaaatcattcttcttgGTCATGggatagagagggcttacaacagaactgtaatttgggatgtgcattctccagaaccccacagcacccaagaaaccttgtgtttctttcttattagttggtggagacattgctgttatcttgttgatcacatctgtggggatctggtgatgtccatcttgccattttattccccaaaaattgaatctcctg
Proteins encoded in this region:
- the LOC115945864 gene encoding ubiquitin carboxyl-terminal hydrolase 42-like, with protein sequence MKIPSVLKKLAFRGPYKGTAKKTKAHTVNLGPVPAEEDAEKVPRGSVYCRTSEKPKPFGQEELIVNDGIAPPQRILFPPEKIRMDWQQPLSVGVGLQNMGNTCYLNATLQCLTYTPPLANYMLSLEHSKSCQEKGFCMMCTLEAHINQALRLSKKAVKPMSVINGLRRTGKHFRYGRQEDAHEFLSFTVEALQKACLNGSTTLDTSSQATTLINQIFGGYLRSQVKCLNCKAVSEAYEPFLDITLDIETVTSVTEALEQLVKPEQLDGENSYKCSKCENMVPASKRYTIHRSSKVLIITLKRFSAFTGGKINKDVKYPEYLDLRAYMSQSMGEPLIYSLYAVLVHSGSTCNEGHYICFIKAGNGFWYRMNDAIVERSDTETVLNQQAYLLFYIRRYDLTLGEGGFYLPAPSYPRSFPGQPGSNSKQAGFMGPQLPPHMIKNSSRLNGNGPLKEDTNPVGTTIKRPSSAPPTACIQNWAMTSPSATDPSKAQKVTLSLHNKLPECQSVSQPGCLASALENEDLSKTVPSSTITNSFRAESTSNASTVAVVANISKQEVPAEMFVEPAVSPSPALGSDATVPSSAESSGKSEASNGVFKMNYKISSNGIVIWQVVGTLQNSCSFCESAEEERSHPELPQNDSLNGAISLDIGSKQNGLKLDDFACQVQPAKPSEIFSAETNGLLEAIPVAESPVPQEIILESLAYNRLNRSSEKTRVADVSAEHVLFWCELQADASGKCSRYRSRSRERTEQNRNRYYPSKAERTWSTERLYRDESRRWEKCRYYKDYSSVHGTEDGRERKYTHFDKDFDKLSQFYKLHSDYHCKSRWAHNTHCREEGAHDLDSHRGNFHPCSLPQQQPEKHSGEGHAPPPASAHAQFDNSFRENEKPRLGKRKHGDTEGSKSEVEKKRHQIDDKYQGKDSKCKAH